From Chryseobacterium gallinarum, one genomic window encodes:
- a CDS encoding amidohydrolase, which yields MQFPYQLTAKGKYSLKNVRLETGFEYENEEVTGTKTGLFSIEIEDGKIKSVKVNDPASNAIDAKGFLMLPAFRDMHIHLDKTLYGLPWQALSPKRKTVKDMIAYEQEIIPELLKTSVERAEQLISLQQHYGTHFARTHFNIDPTSGLKSLEHLEQALENKKDSFKAELVAFPQHGVYYTESAPLMKEAAKLKSVSFIGGLDPLSIDGSIEKVMDFTVQLALDHKKGIDIHLHEIGESGMKTINYLIDKTIENPELQGKTFVSHAFALAHLTSKETEQIAERLAQGKVGIVSSVPFKKTIMPVPVLKKYGVNVLIGNDNVQDYWSTFGSGNMLQKANLIAELYGYATEFALSRALQFATQSILPLDDKGNQQWPKAGDEAAVVLADASCSAEAVSRMSEIKALMHDGNLFWRK from the coding sequence ATGCAATTTCCCTATCAATTAACTGCAAAAGGAAAATACTCCCTGAAAAATGTACGCCTGGAAACAGGTTTTGAATACGAAAATGAAGAGGTAACCGGAACAAAAACAGGCCTTTTCAGTATTGAAATTGAAGACGGAAAAATCAAATCGGTAAAAGTAAACGACCCCGCTTCCAATGCAATAGATGCTAAAGGTTTTCTGATGCTTCCGGCGTTTAGAGATATGCATATCCATCTGGATAAAACTTTATACGGTCTTCCATGGCAGGCACTTTCTCCCAAAAGAAAAACGGTGAAAGATATGATCGCTTATGAGCAGGAAATCATTCCTGAACTGTTAAAAACATCAGTAGAAAGGGCAGAGCAGCTGATCAGCCTCCAACAACATTACGGGACCCATTTTGCAAGAACCCATTTCAATATTGATCCTACTTCAGGATTGAAATCGCTTGAACATCTTGAACAGGCCCTTGAAAATAAGAAGGATTCTTTCAAAGCAGAGCTTGTTGCCTTTCCTCAGCATGGAGTTTACTATACAGAATCGGCACCTTTAATGAAAGAGGCTGCAAAACTGAAAAGCGTAAGTTTTATCGGTGGACTGGATCCGTTAAGCATCGATGGAAGTATCGAAAAAGTAATGGATTTTACGGTTCAGCTGGCTTTAGACCATAAAAAAGGAATTGATATACACCTGCATGAGATAGGTGAATCCGGGATGAAAACGATTAACTATCTGATTGATAAAACCATTGAAAATCCGGAACTTCAGGGGAAAACCTTTGTAAGCCATGCTTTTGCTTTGGCACATCTTACCTCAAAAGAAACAGAGCAGATCGCTGAAAGACTGGCACAAGGAAAAGTAGGTATTGTCTCTTCCGTACCATTTAAAAAAACTATAATGCCTGTTCCTGTGTTGAAAAAATATGGGGTAAATGTTCTGATCGGAAATGATAATGTACAGGATTACTGGAGTACTTTCGGGTCAGGAAATATGCTGCAGAAAGCCAATCTTATTGCTGAATTGTATGGTTATGCAACAGAATTTGCATTATCAAGAGCTTTACAGTTTGCGACTCAAAGCATTCTTCCTCTGGATGATAAAGGAAACCAGCAATGGCCAAAAGCGGGAGATGAAGCTGCTGTTGTTTTAGCAGATGCCTCATGTTCAGCAGAAGCAGTTTCCAGAATGTCTGAAATAAAGGCCCTGATGCATGACGGGAACCTGTTCTGGAGAAAGTAA
- a CDS encoding response regulator transcription factor: protein MSQKKILLIDDELDILEILSYNLEKEGYDIYTATNGNEGIEKAKEIIPDLILLDVMMPEKDGIETCQELRKVKELQKTLIVFLSARSEEFSQLAGFQAGANDYIVKLIKPKILISKVNALLQLTSQVSDNAKLIEIGDLVIDKDNFRVSKSGQQFLLPKKEFDLLYLLASNTEKVFKREEILEKVWGNDVIVGERTIDVHIRRLREKLGINTIQTLKGIGYKLIV, encoded by the coding sequence ATGAGCCAAAAGAAAATACTCTTGATAGACGATGAACTGGATATTTTAGAGATTCTGTCTTACAATTTAGAAAAAGAAGGTTATGATATTTATACGGCTACCAATGGTAATGAAGGTATAGAAAAAGCAAAGGAAATTATTCCGGATCTTATCTTACTGGATGTCATGATGCCGGAGAAAGATGGTATTGAAACCTGTCAGGAACTTCGTAAAGTGAAAGAGCTACAAAAAACACTTATCGTTTTCCTTTCTGCAAGAAGCGAAGAGTTTTCCCAATTGGCAGGATTTCAGGCAGGTGCCAACGACTATATCGTAAAGCTGATCAAACCGAAAATCCTTATTTCCAAAGTAAATGCTTTGTTACAGCTGACCTCTCAGGTCTCTGATAATGCGAAACTGATTGAGATCGGTGACCTGGTAATCGATAAAGATAACTTCAGGGTATCTAAAAGCGGGCAACAGTTTCTCCTGCCTAAAAAAGAATTTGATTTACTTTATCTTCTGGCCTCCAATACGGAAAAAGTTTTCAAAAGAGAAGAAATCCTGGAGAAAGTCTGGGGTAACGATGTGATTGTAGGAGAGAGAACTATTGATGTCCACATCAGGAGATTGAGGGAAAAGCTGGGAATCAATACTATTCAGACCTTAAAAGGAATAGGATATAAGCTTATCGTTTAA
- a CDS encoding thymidylate synthase, with translation MQNYLDLLQHILDNGTDKTDRTGTGTRSVFGYQLRYDLSKGFPLVTTKKVHLKSIIYELLWFLKGDTNIKYLKDNGVSIWDEWADENGDLGPVYGAQWRSWIGADGKIVDQITEVIDQIKKNPDSRRLIVSAWNVAEIPNMALAPCHALFQFYVADGKLSLQLYQRSADVFLGVPFNIASYALLLMMVAQVCELEVGDYVHSFGDVHIYNNHFEQVKKQLSREPKPLPVMKLNPEVKNIFDFGFEDFTLENYDPYPGIKAPVAV, from the coding sequence ATGCAAAACTACTTAGATCTTTTACAACATATCTTAGACAACGGAACCGATAAAACAGACAGAACCGGTACCGGTACAAGAAGTGTATTCGGATATCAGTTGAGATATGACCTGTCAAAAGGTTTTCCCCTGGTAACCACTAAGAAAGTGCATTTGAAATCGATTATCTATGAGTTGCTTTGGTTTCTGAAAGGAGACACCAACATCAAATATCTTAAAGATAACGGAGTAAGTATCTGGGACGAATGGGCAGATGAAAACGGAGACTTAGGCCCTGTATATGGAGCGCAATGGAGAAGCTGGATCGGAGCTGACGGGAAAATTGTAGACCAGATTACGGAAGTTATTGACCAGATTAAAAAAAATCCGGATTCAAGAAGACTTATTGTTTCAGCATGGAATGTAGCTGAAATTCCGAATATGGCCCTGGCTCCTTGCCACGCCTTATTCCAGTTTTATGTAGCCGATGGAAAATTGTCTTTACAGTTGTATCAGAGAAGTGCAGACGTCTTCCTTGGAGTTCCGTTCAATATTGCAAGCTATGCTTTATTACTGATGATGGTAGCACAGGTTTGTGAGCTGGAAGTTGGAGATTATGTTCACAGCTTTGGAGATGTTCACATTTATAACAATCATTTTGAACAGGTAAAAAAACAACTTTCAAGAGAGCCTAAACCGCTTCCGGTAATGAAGTTGAATCCTGAGGTTAAAAATATCTTCGATTTCGGTTTTGAAGATTTTACGTTGGAGAATTATGATCCGTATCCGGGGATTAAAGCTCCTGTAGCGGTCTAA
- a CDS encoding TonB-dependent receptor plug domain-containing protein, with product MKINKLSIAVLFLSGSVFYAQETKQDTITKEKKIDGVVIQGSSNKKTETAVLGEQKKAIIQKQAVSAEEISRKGISNVEQGLTKVTGITTVEGRGLFVRGLEERYNYLLINGLGSPSNNPFQKIIALKQFPTDVVGKLNIYKTFNSNLYGDFAGATFDIETLTIDKPFTKVEFGIGVNTVSTFKDGFKVSEGADGFTGYLGLNSRDKKLPSAIRNSRPSNYRFSGEESLSQFKDSWNVDNVKSMPNTSIGFTTVQKMKAGENGNLGFLFSLNQSSEFSYKEGAKNQFKDFGGIINLNNDLLRKQYNYQIESSALLGIGYKNRGTAINLNAMYLQNVNNIIEDYYGYKNNQVQNKNIGFFRTNQQDLSRFLNIQLTGSQKIGERHQVKAGGSYVINNYQQPDRKILEGSRLDLNGNALPDNQLLLAYGGNNIIRQYLDVNSRFYGSAYGEYSVFLGEKGDKKDFPMQLSIGYNGFADLRKTSYRFLFGKPNGTAGQSFIIDKDSPQAKFNQDLANNRFFFQEETDASSFFTSMYQFVNAGYINFNYKPSETWDILIGGRYENDMTLIRFSEQGAARKTNLDKERNLFLPSLSIKKALNTKNNLRFSFSKTVTRPVLIETMEISYINPDNETIKGNPDIKLSDNYNFDLKWEYFPTNKELFAVNLFAKRINNAIERSFVSSGDANGVTVTFYNAKKADLAGIELEGIVSLGRISESLDKFTLGANATFMYTNVERSEDQLKLEQPNPNFYTGKLEKRGLQGASPYTINADLKYETKTKNNLSRTLSLVYNVSGSKIYAVGTSGSDNFYEKPFHQLDFVYQEQITKNWNIKLGVRNILNNRYRILLGDKSYYNVQTNGINTYTDYFRGVTFNMTVGYTF from the coding sequence ATGAAAATTAATAAACTTAGCATTGCAGTCTTATTTTTATCTGGATCAGTGTTTTATGCTCAGGAAACGAAGCAGGACACGATCACTAAGGAGAAAAAAATTGATGGTGTTGTTATCCAGGGAAGCAGTAATAAGAAAACGGAAACTGCCGTATTAGGAGAACAAAAGAAAGCGATTATTCAGAAACAGGCTGTGAGTGCTGAAGAGATTTCCAGAAAAGGGATCTCCAACGTAGAGCAGGGACTTACCAAAGTAACGGGGATCACTACGGTAGAAGGAAGAGGGCTTTTCGTAAGAGGGCTTGAAGAGCGATACAACTATTTATTAATTAATGGCCTTGGCTCCCCTTCCAACAACCCTTTCCAGAAAATTATTGCTTTAAAGCAGTTTCCAACGGATGTTGTAGGTAAATTGAATATTTACAAGACTTTCAACTCCAACCTTTACGGAGATTTTGCAGGTGCTACGTTTGATATTGAAACGCTTACGATTGATAAACCGTTTACAAAGGTGGAATTTGGTATTGGAGTAAATACCGTAAGTACTTTCAAAGACGGATTTAAGGTTTCAGAAGGAGCAGATGGATTTACTGGTTATCTTGGACTGAACTCCAGGGACAAAAAACTTCCTTCAGCTATTAGAAATTCAAGACCTAGTAACTACAGATTCTCAGGAGAAGAATCATTATCTCAGTTTAAAGATAGCTGGAATGTAGACAATGTAAAATCAATGCCTAATACAAGTATTGGTTTCACTACAGTGCAAAAAATGAAAGCCGGGGAAAACGGAAATCTTGGATTCTTATTTTCATTAAATCAAAGTTCGGAATTTTCCTATAAAGAAGGAGCAAAAAATCAATTTAAAGACTTCGGAGGTATCATCAATCTGAATAACGACCTGTTAAGAAAGCAATATAACTATCAGATAGAATCATCCGCATTATTAGGGATAGGCTATAAGAACAGAGGTACAGCAATTAATTTGAACGCCATGTATCTTCAGAATGTTAATAATATTATTGAAGATTATTACGGATATAAAAATAATCAGGTTCAGAATAAAAACATCGGGTTTTTCCGTACCAACCAACAGGATTTATCCAGATTTCTTAATATACAGCTAACCGGTTCCCAGAAAATTGGTGAAAGACATCAGGTAAAAGCCGGAGGAAGTTATGTAATCAATAATTATCAGCAGCCTGACAGAAAAATTCTGGAAGGAAGCCGTTTAGACTTGAATGGGAATGCCTTACCAGATAATCAACTACTTTTAGCCTATGGAGGGAATAACATTATCCGACAGTACCTGGATGTAAATTCAAGATTCTATGGCTCGGCATATGGCGAGTACTCTGTATTCCTGGGAGAAAAAGGGGACAAAAAAGACTTCCCAATGCAGCTATCCATTGGATATAACGGTTTTGCAGATCTTAGAAAAACGTCTTACCGATTCCTTTTCGGAAAACCTAATGGTACTGCGGGACAAAGTTTTATCATTGATAAAGACTCTCCACAGGCCAAGTTTAATCAGGATTTGGCAAACAACAGATTCTTTTTCCAGGAAGAAACTGATGCCTCCAGCTTCTTCACAAGTATGTATCAGTTTGTTAATGCAGGATATATTAACTTTAACTACAAGCCTTCGGAAACATGGGACATTCTCATCGGAGGAAGATATGAAAACGATATGACGTTAATTCGTTTCTCTGAGCAGGGAGCGGCCCGAAAAACAAACTTGGATAAAGAAAGAAACCTTTTCTTACCCTCTCTTTCCATCAAAAAAGCACTTAATACAAAGAACAATTTAAGATTTTCTTTCAGTAAAACAGTAACCCGTCCTGTCTTAATTGAAACGATGGAAATTTCATATATCAACCCTGATAACGAAACTATCAAAGGTAATCCGGATATTAAACTGAGTGACAACTATAATTTTGATTTAAAATGGGAATACTTCCCTACAAACAAGGAGTTGTTTGCAGTAAACTTATTTGCAAAAAGAATTAACAACGCTATCGAAAGATCTTTTGTTTCTTCGGGAGATGCAAACGGAGTTACCGTTACTTTCTATAATGCTAAAAAGGCTGATCTGGCCGGAATTGAATTGGAAGGAATCGTAAGCCTGGGAAGAATATCTGAGTCTCTGGATAAATTTACATTAGGTGCAAACGCCACCTTTATGTATACCAATGTTGAAAGAAGTGAAGACCAATTAAAACTCGAACAACCCAATCCGAATTTTTATACAGGAAAGCTGGAAAAAAGAGGACTTCAGGGTGCTTCACCTTACACCATCAATGCAGACTTAAAATATGAAACAAAAACCAAAAATAATTTAAGCAGAACTTTATCTCTTGTATATAATGTTTCCGGCTCCAAAATCTATGCTGTAGGAACATCAGGATCTGATAATTTCTATGAAAAACCTTTCCATCAGCTTGATTTCGTCTACCAGGAACAAATTACTAAAAACTGGAACATAAAATTAGGTGTCCGAAATATTTTAAATAACAGATACCGAATTCTTTTAGGAGACAAGAGCTATTATAATGTACAAACGAACGGAATCAATACGTATACAGACTATTTCAGAGGGGTGACCTTTAATATGACTGTAGGATATACGTTCTAA
- a CDS encoding IS1096 element passenger TnpR family protein gives MVYKIRVILDAKEDIFRDIEVKGKQTLWNLHLGIKSAFSLQGDELSTFNLLEDDGTIVKSVPLEDMSDDGDGEIMSDIYIDEAFESVGNKAQFQYGLLDLWEFFCELVEVIEETKGVNYPITVYRFGNVPLKAPSKNGSAGGGKKKSAMPLVDDEFGFDDDFVTGGNFVDEDDSFDDEEEEDYNDDVFDDEDDNDDER, from the coding sequence ATGGTTTACAAAATCCGCGTAATATTAGATGCGAAAGAGGATATTTTCCGTGATATTGAAGTCAAGGGAAAACAAACGTTATGGAACTTACATTTAGGAATTAAAAGCGCATTCAGTCTGCAGGGAGACGAGCTTTCTACTTTTAATCTGTTAGAGGATGACGGAACAATAGTGAAAAGCGTGCCATTGGAAGATATGAGTGATGATGGTGATGGGGAGATTATGTCGGATATTTATATTGATGAGGCTTTTGAAAGTGTAGGTAACAAAGCACAGTTTCAATATGGACTTCTTGATCTTTGGGAGTTCTTCTGTGAGCTTGTAGAAGTAATTGAAGAAACTAAAGGAGTTAATTATCCAATTACGGTATACAGGTTTGGAAATGTCCCTTTAAAGGCTCCTAGCAAAAACGGAAGTGCCGGCGGAGGTAAAAAGAAGTCAGCAATGCCTTTGGTAGATGATGAGTTTGGTTTCGACGATGACTTTGTAACAGGAGGAAATTTTGTAGATGAAGATGACAGCTTCGATGATGAGGAAGAAGAAGACTACAATGATGATGTCTTTGATGATGAAGATGACAATGATGATGAAAGATAA
- a CDS encoding sensor histidine kinase gives MKFYRLTLVASCLLTLVMLFLVVIFDSLKDIYYETPQFKTGLLICVILIFIINCVVLELLFNYYGRKQVKGLSEILPQGIVNNSDENITIKELGERFSDLNQQKVTEIDMMKEMESYRKEYIGNVSHELKTPLFSIQGYVETLRDGGVDNLTIRDKYLERIDKSVERLIAIVTDLDMINRLEAGEINLTISKFDVNLLIKEIFDLLDLEAEKRNTTLQIQTLHPQIFVEADKQKISQVFINLISNAIHYANRQEAKVIVKTSVLKNKVLIEVIDNGMGIKPEILPRIFERFYRVETSRSRREGGSGLGLAIVKHILEAHNENITVESVYLEGTKFSFMLEKSK, from the coding sequence TTGAAATTTTACAGGCTTACTCTCGTTGCCTCTTGTCTGCTGACATTGGTAATGCTTTTTCTGGTGGTCATTTTTGACTCACTAAAAGATATCTATTACGAAACTCCCCAGTTTAAAACAGGACTTTTAATCTGCGTTATCCTGATCTTTATTATCAATTGTGTCGTATTGGAGCTCCTCTTCAATTATTACGGCAGAAAACAGGTTAAAGGACTTTCAGAAATTCTTCCCCAAGGAATCGTTAATAACAGCGATGAAAATATTACCATCAAAGAATTAGGAGAGCGCTTCTCAGACCTGAACCAGCAGAAAGTAACGGAAATTGATATGATGAAGGAGATGGAAAGTTACCGTAAAGAATATATCGGAAACGTTTCCCATGAGCTTAAAACCCCTTTATTTTCTATCCAGGGATACGTGGAAACCTTAAGAGACGGAGGAGTAGATAACCTTACCATCAGGGATAAATACCTGGAAAGGATTGACAAGTCCGTTGAAAGGCTTATTGCCATTGTTACCGATCTTGATATGATCAACAGGCTGGAAGCGGGGGAAATCAATCTTACTATTTCAAAATTTGATGTCAACCTGCTGATTAAAGAAATTTTTGACCTTCTTGACCTTGAGGCTGAAAAACGCAATACTACACTACAGATTCAGACCCTCCATCCGCAGATTTTTGTAGAAGCCGATAAACAAAAGATTTCCCAGGTTTTTATTAATCTTATTTCCAATGCGATTCATTATGCCAACAGGCAGGAAGCTAAGGTGATCGTAAAAACCAGTGTTTTGAAAAATAAAGTTCTGATAGAAGTTATAGACAACGGGATGGGAATAAAACCTGAAATCCTGCCAAGAATTTTCGAAAGGTTTTATCGTGTGGAAACCAGCCGGAGCAGGAGGGAAGGCGGTTCCGGGTTAGGATTGGCTATTGTGAAGCATATCCTTGAAGCTCATAACGAAAACATTACCGTAGAAAGTGTTTACCTTGAAGGTACCAAGTTCAGTTTTATGCTTGAAAAAAGTAAATAA
- a CDS encoding alpha-amylase family glycosyl hydrolase has translation MKKLILLAIIGLGIVSCTTQKKRRKMTELPKEWKHTTNIYEVNIRQYTQEGTFKAFAKEMPRLKSMGVKTLWFMPITPIAQQNKKGSLGSPYAAADYTSINPEFGTLEDFKAMVNEAHRLGFKVIIDWVANHTGWDHIWTRTHPEFYLKDPDGSFHRASGMDDIIELDYKNQEMRQEMIDAMKFWVKETDIDGFRCDLASWVEVDFWEQARPEVEQLKPLFWLGEFDELESPEYGKVFDASYSWKWMHKSEDYYKKNEPLQELKDLLVQYSNIGDASMRAWFTTNHDENSWNGTEYEKYGVITKPMAVFSATWNGVPLLYSGQELPNMKRLEFFEKDAIKWSNTYQMAAFYKTLLDLKACNPALRGGDINVTTYLLNTTANDKILAYVRKNGKDEVLVVLNMSKEAVSFSIEDEHVSGTFRNVFEKTKRNFNEGKDFNFQVSDYAVFEK, from the coding sequence ATGAAAAAATTAATTTTATTAGCTATCATTGGTCTGGGAATTGTTTCCTGTACCACTCAGAAAAAAAGAAGGAAAATGACAGAGTTGCCAAAAGAATGGAAACATACTACTAATATCTATGAAGTAAACATAAGACAATATACTCAGGAAGGAACTTTCAAAGCTTTTGCAAAAGAAATGCCCCGGCTGAAATCGATGGGAGTGAAAACCCTTTGGTTTATGCCTATTACTCCTATTGCCCAGCAGAATAAAAAAGGAAGCTTAGGAAGCCCGTATGCAGCAGCTGATTATACTTCTATTAATCCGGAATTCGGGACATTAGAGGATTTTAAAGCCATGGTTAACGAAGCTCATCGCCTGGGCTTTAAAGTGATTATTGACTGGGTTGCCAATCATACCGGCTGGGACCATATTTGGACCAGGACACATCCGGAGTTTTATTTAAAAGATCCGGACGGAAGCTTCCACAGGGCGTCCGGAATGGACGATATCATCGAATTGGACTATAAAAACCAGGAAATGCGTCAGGAGATGATAGACGCTATGAAGTTTTGGGTAAAAGAAACCGATATTGATGGCTTCAGGTGTGATCTTGCTTCTTGGGTGGAAGTAGACTTCTGGGAACAGGCCCGTCCTGAGGTGGAACAACTAAAACCCCTTTTCTGGTTAGGAGAATTCGATGAATTGGAAAGTCCTGAATATGGGAAAGTTTTTGATGCTAGCTATTCCTGGAAATGGATGCATAAATCCGAAGATTATTACAAAAAGAATGAACCTCTTCAGGAGTTAAAAGATTTACTGGTGCAATATTCCAATATCGGAGATGCCTCTATGAGAGCATGGTTTACAACGAATCATGATGAAAATTCCTGGAATGGTACCGAATATGAAAAATATGGGGTCATTACAAAACCTATGGCTGTATTTTCTGCAACATGGAATGGGGTTCCGCTACTTTACTCAGGTCAGGAACTTCCCAATATGAAACGGCTGGAGTTCTTTGAAAAAGATGCTATTAAATGGAGCAATACTTACCAGATGGCAGCATTCTATAAAACATTGCTGGACCTGAAGGCATGTAACCCGGCTTTAAGAGGAGGTGATATCAATGTTACCACTTATCTGCTGAATACAACAGCTAATGATAAGATTCTGGCTTATGTGAGAAAGAACGGGAAAGATGAAGTACTGGTTGTCCTGAATATGTCGAAAGAAGCTGTCAGCTTTAGCATTGAAGATGAGCATGTATCAGGAACCTTCAGGAATGTTTTTGAAAAAACTAAAAGAAATTTCAACGAAGGAAAAGATTTCAACTTCCAGGTTTCAGATTATGCCGTATTTGAAAAATAA
- a CDS encoding AraC family transcriptional regulator: MSYHTDYFPILGIQEFSENQLSGCHLLFNELHGARSIDDPHKHDFFIINLFEHGVGSHTIDFTEYQVKDHQIHLVFPDQVHQWIIEKETVGYQLMISRDWFESFLPSLRFSASYYQNHPVINLSREVFETFLYEFRAIQKELKGGKIFWELIQKRSELIGLLVSQSVEGAFKDFEVYNSNPIISKFLHLIDEHFKTERSVSFYADKLNISANYLNIVCKKNLNTSASSLIQDRILLEAKRLLKVSEMSVKDIVYDLGFYDHASFSKFFKAQTGMTPSQFKE; encoded by the coding sequence GTGAGTTATCATACAGATTATTTTCCCATTTTAGGAATCCAGGAGTTTAGTGAGAACCAGCTTAGCGGCTGTCATTTGCTGTTTAACGAACTTCACGGAGCGCGTTCTATTGATGATCCCCATAAACATGACTTTTTTATTATCAATCTTTTTGAACACGGAGTAGGTTCCCATACCATAGATTTCACCGAATATCAGGTGAAAGACCATCAGATTCATCTCGTTTTTCCGGATCAGGTTCATCAATGGATCATTGAAAAAGAAACGGTAGGCTACCAGCTGATGATCAGCAGGGATTGGTTTGAAAGTTTTTTACCCTCATTACGCTTTTCGGCATCTTATTATCAAAACCATCCTGTAATTAATCTTTCCAGAGAAGTTTTTGAAACCTTTTTATATGAGTTCCGGGCGATTCAAAAGGAATTAAAAGGCGGGAAAATCTTTTGGGAACTGATTCAGAAAAGAAGCGAACTGATAGGTTTGCTGGTAAGCCAATCTGTAGAAGGCGCTTTTAAGGATTTTGAAGTATACAATTCGAATCCTATTATTTCCAAATTTTTACATCTTATTGATGAACACTTTAAAACAGAAAGATCAGTCTCCTTCTATGCGGATAAACTCAATATATCTGCCAATTATCTGAATATTGTCTGCAAAAAGAACCTTAATACTTCTGCATCCTCACTGATTCAGGATCGTATTTTGCTGGAAGCCAAGCGCCTTTTGAAGGTTTCCGAGATGTCGGTAAAAGATATTGTCTATGACCTCGGCTTTTATGATCATGCCAGCTTTTCAAAATTCTTTAAGGCCCAAACAGGAATGACCCCGTCTCAGTTCAAGGAATAA